Genomic DNA from Lactuca sativa cultivar Salinas chromosome 8, Lsat_Salinas_v11, whole genome shotgun sequence:
ttttctttttctcttgttcaaaATAAGTGCTTCTTGACCAAGTCTATTACCCATTGCATACACAATTGTAGTTCTGGCCACAATTCTTCATAAAATATCAATTAAataaaacaaagaatttgaagcaTTTACGTTACCAAGAAATCAAAGATAATTTAAAATATCTTTAAATGATTAACAAAGTTGATTTGTCAAACCCCGAGAGGATAATTTATGTAACTTTAAGTTCAAATTTTTGTTAGACATGAAACTTCCGACCCTTGTAATAAATGGAAACGAGTTACattttgttttatgaaatgtACCAGATTTAAAGTAGTAGTGTACTTTCAAATTTTATTCTTATTAAGAAATTATATTATAAAAAATTGTCCAATAATAACATGTTGCTCTTTATTGCATTTAACCCATATAGTTGTAAACAAGAACATATAAAACTGTCCAATAATAGCATGTTGCTCTTTATTGCATTTAACCCATATAGTTGTaaacaagaacatacaaaaagaaaatgtttcAAATATCAATGATGTGTATTGCCAACAATCAAGTCTCAAACAAAATGAAGAAATTATCGAAACCCTCTAATGTACAGATCTATAACATGATAGCTATAACAAATCTTAAAAATTATTCAAGAAATAACCGTTCCAATTATCATTCCATGCTAGAACTTATGTCTTTAAggtttttattcattttagttGCAACAATCACAATCTTTATGTGTATATATACCAGGCAAAATCTTATTGGAGAATATGTTTAaatatgtgaattgttatattttcattTAATAGTATCTGTGTAACGTGTTACAGATAAGTATGTAACGTGTTATGGAATGAGGAATACAGAGGAATCTATCAGGACTACTGATGAAGTGAGTTTTCATGTGAAGGGCTGAAAGTGCAACATTTTCTTCTTGTGGGCTGCGCCTCGTTTAATTTGATAAAAGGAGAAGAGAACACGCGGGTATTCCAACCCGGAATACAAAGTGTTTCGACCCGGAATATATAATGTGCAAAGCAGAGTTAGTTCCAAGTGAAACAGCTCATTTACTATTTCGATCATCTGTGTAATTCTCTACTTGTTTAAGATTTTATGTTTATACTTAGTTTTTGATATAGTTTCTTCTCACAAGTTATTCTCTGAAATCTTGTGATTATACTGTTTAGTTTTGTTCGACTGTAATTCTTGAGGAGTTTCATTCGGATTTTGTCAAAAGGAATATGGGGTTATCTTCATCAAAACGGGTCGCCGGAAAACTACGAGACTCACCGGAATTCAGCTCAGCGTGCGAAACAGTCTACCAACAGTTTCTCTCTCTCGCCCAACAAACTTTCCCGGGCATCCCCCGCTACCAACTCGTTTCAGCTTCCGACAGTCTCTACCAAACCCTTTCAGATCTGCACCTCCCTTTGATCGATAAATGGGTAACTTCCCCTCCCACCCGTTCCCAAATCGACAAAGCCATCCAAAAAGCCCTCCCGGATGATGACGGAGATGAAATCGTCACGCTTGGGGAAGCGGCGTTCAAGGAGTTCGCTATGGATCTTTACTCAGATGCCATCGTTTCCAACGCCGGGAAGGATGTTCTACTGAAGGTGCCTGTCGGTGTTGCTGGGATTGTCGGAATTGGTGTTGCGACGCGGTCAGGGATGCAGGTCGTTGGGACGGTGATCGGAGTTTACGCCGTCGGTATTGCGACCTCGGTTTATCTCAGTTTGGGTGGTTAGCGTTTGTACCAAACAAAAGATtgtataaagattttttttttattttgttaattatttTGTTATTTCTTTCTAATAGGTCAAATAGGTTAACTGGGTTGAATTTGATTTGAATGCATTAAATCTTGTTAACCGTTTTATTGTAAAAAGTTCGTAACGTAATACAAACATCGATTTGTTTTTTCTTGTATAAGCCATGGGAACAATATctcaacagaaaaaaaaaatgataaaaacgaAATTATTACatcaaaaaatgtttttttttatgtaaacaacaaaaatatgtttattaaatcaaaaaatgttttaaaataaattttgatcatTATCAATTTACGAAGTTTTGAAACAGTGACTTTGATTGAATTTCAACTAAACAATGTATATATACAAACAATTCTTTTGTCAGCAATCACCTCCACATTATATAGATTGATTAGATTCAGTTGATCTTATtaatttttcctttttcttttagaTAAAATAATGTATGATAATCCCACCTCCCTACCTTGGTTATGTGAAATTTTCCTTGTACATAAAGGATATAGGGATACACATGCCCATAAAATTTTGAGGCCACGTGGATAGCCGTTAATTTGGATAGACTAATCAATTTATGATGcttgattaattaattataactaagtgttatttaaaaaaaaaaaagacaaaattgcaaaaatggtattatggtatgtatttttttagggttttagtccaaattatgatttttttggattgatagtccttttgacttagtttgactgtgGTTTTGGTTCCTCGAaaaactgaaaagactaaaatgcccttcttgtatattttttatatttttttttctatttaatttaatgttttattattaataaacattGGGCCCCACCACCCCTCCCTccttccctccctctctctctctctctctctctctctctctctctctctctctctctctctctctctctctctctctctctctctctgatcgTCTTCTTCCTCGAGAACAAATCTGAAAATCTGGAGTGTTTGTTGTTTAAGAAAAAACCAACAAATAAGGAGTAACTCTTCCTCTTCGTCTTCTTCCTCAAGAACGAAGGTACTTTTCAGTTATTTTCGTCGGGGGTTCTCACCGATTCCGGTGTTTTGTCGGGGTATGATCGGGATCAGATAGCAAGCTATCTTCCTCCTTCAATCGATGTGGATGAAGATGTATGTAGTGTGTTCTCTTCTCTCAATATCTCCCCCACCACTCACCTCCACAGCTCGAAGCTCCTCCCCGAGAATCTCCACTGCGAATTTCGCGGTTTTGGATCTCCGATCGGCATCGGCGAGGGTTCCGTTCAGCCCTTTCGGATCGATAGTGGTTTAAGAGGTGTAAACACCGGTAACTGTAATCGGCTACATTTGCTCCTCCTGGTGCTGCAGATCTGTTACATGCCTTTGGAAATGGAGAACGAAGGAGTTCAGTGGTGGCTACGGATTGGAAGCAGTGGTGGGTAAGGGGAATCACAGAGTGCAGTTGGCGGTGGTGATTAGGTCAAGGGCGATGAAATCACAAGTAACAGGTGGAAAAATATCGAATATGAATCATTTGTTCTTCAAATCATttctgaaacaaaaaaaaaaacaaaaatcgaTTCTGGAAATCGATTTGTGCATACGAGTTCATCCCCCAAAACTaatttgtttgtgtgtgtgttttaatttttgaatCGAGTTCTAGAAACGAAATAGAAAATCGGTTTCATAAATGAAATACAAAATCGATTTCAAAAACGAATATAGGTGTGCATCTGATGCTTTTGGTCTTGAGATCTTGAATTACAAAACCAATTTCAATTGTGTGTGTTCTTTTtaggaagaagagagagagagagagagagagagagagagagagagagagagagagagaaaaggtgggtcctttttattttttttaattactaaaataaataaattagtaatAGATTTAAgaagaaatgaaaaataaataccccaagggtattaaagtcatttcactagtcagagggactaaaaacacaacaaaattatctcaaaaggactacgaaaccaaaaaagtcgaggtttggactaaaacctaaaaaaaaatgcataccacagggaccatttttgcaattttgtctaaaaaaaattaaatatgaaattttaacaatttgaaaagtttgaatttataagaaaaatgaaaaaaaaaattgaattattaaaattaataaggctttaatgtattgaatacattacatatataaactctttctaataaattccttacatatatattaccttacatattaaatgtggaattttaatttaataaaatgaaaaatacaataaaatgacaactgaaaaatagaatatttaaaaattctagaaaatgtcatgtgtccaaataaaagagaaaagtacatgtggaaaaaaaaatattcatttattatagtagataggCCTTAAATGACATTTAAATTAAGAAAAATTATtatgtatttcatagaaaattttATGTGAAAGACAAAATCTCATAGGAATTAAAAGCCTCAAGAATCAAACCACATAAGGGAAGACGGAGTCGTTGTGGTGTCGGGGTAACCTCACAATTCCTTCAAATTGGGTTGAGGTGGTTTCATTGTATTATTGGGTTGGTGAACCCGTGAATGTAGGAAGGctattattttgtatttttatgaATGAATTTAATGTGAAAAACTTTTCGGAAGTAAAGAGATTCCCCTGCACCATTTACTTTAATTCGATTACATGTCACTTTCAATTTGACTATATTCTTACgaattctttttatttatttatttattaattttgttttaGAAGTTTATAATATATAATACATATTTCATTCATTTGTAGTGTTTTTactctaaaaaaaattatatttcatTCGATT
This window encodes:
- the LOC111919821 gene encoding uncharacterized protein LOC111919821, giving the protein MGLSSSKRVAGKLRDSPEFSSACETVYQQFLSLAQQTFPGIPRYQLVSASDSLYQTLSDLHLPLIDKWVTSPPTRSQIDKAIQKALPDDDGDEIVTLGEAAFKEFAMDLYSDAIVSNAGKDVLLKVPVGVAGIVGIGVATRSGMQVVGTVIGVYAVGIATSVYLSLGG